A section of the Citrobacter farmeri genome encodes:
- the gppA gene encoding guanosine-5'-triphosphate,3'-diphosphate diphosphatase — protein MLSTPSLYAAIDLGSNSFHMLVVREVAGSIQTLTRIKRKVRLAAGLNSNNVLSADAMERGWQCLRLFAERLQDIPQPQIRVVATATLRIAVNASEFIAKAQEILGCPVQVISGEEEARLIYQGVAHTTGGADQRLVVDIGGASTELVTGTGAQTTSLFSLSMGCVTWLERYFTDRNLAQENFDEAEKAARDVLRPVADELRYHGWKVCVGASGTVQALQEIMMAQGMDERITLAKLQQLKQRAIHCGRLEELEIEGLTLERALVFPSGLAILIAIFTELNIQCMTLAGGALREGLVYGMLHLAVDQDIRSRTLRNIQRRFMVDTEQAHRVANLAVSFLDQVENEWHLEPISRELLISACQLHEIGLSVDFRQAPQHAAYLVRNLDLPGFTPAQKKLLATLLLNQTNPVDLSSLHQQNAVPPRVAEHLCRLLRLAIIFASRRRDDLVPVIMLQASNEILALTLPPDWLEQHPLGKELIEQESQWQSYVHWPLEVL, from the coding sequence ATGTTAAGCACCCCCTCGCTGTACGCCGCAATTGATCTCGGTTCTAATAGTTTTCATATGCTGGTTGTACGCGAGGTGGCGGGAAGTATCCAGACGCTCACGCGCATTAAACGCAAGGTGCGTCTGGCCGCTGGTCTGAACAGCAACAATGTCCTTTCTGCCGATGCAATGGAGCGCGGCTGGCAATGCCTGCGTCTTTTCGCCGAACGCCTTCAGGATATTCCGCAACCTCAAATCCGCGTGGTCGCTACGGCAACCTTGCGTATCGCAGTGAATGCCAGCGAATTTATCGCTAAAGCGCAGGAAATCCTCGGCTGTCCGGTTCAGGTCATCAGCGGTGAAGAAGAAGCGCGCCTGATTTATCAGGGCGTGGCGCACACGACTGGCGGCGCGGATCAGCGTCTGGTCGTCGATATTGGCGGTGCCAGTACCGAACTGGTCACCGGAACGGGCGCGCAAACGACCTCCCTGTTTAGCCTGTCAATGGGCTGTGTCACCTGGCTTGAACGTTACTTTACCGATCGCAATCTGGCGCAAGAAAATTTCGACGAAGCGGAAAAAGCCGCGCGCGATGTACTGCGCCCGGTTGCTGATGAACTTCGCTATCACGGCTGGAAAGTATGCGTCGGTGCCTCCGGTACCGTTCAGGCGTTACAGGAAATCATGATGGCGCAGGGGATGGATGAGCGCATCACGCTGGCGAAATTGCAGCAGTTAAAACAACGGGCAATTCACTGTGGCCGTCTGGAAGAGCTGGAAATTGAAGGGTTAACCCTGGAACGCGCGCTGGTGTTCCCCAGCGGGCTGGCCATTCTGATCGCGATCTTCACCGAACTTAATATTCAGTGCATGACCCTGGCCGGTGGGGCGTTGCGTGAAGGGCTGGTCTACGGGATGCTGCATCTCGCGGTAGATCAGGACATTCGCAGCCGCACGCTGCGTAATATACAGCGCCGGTTTATGGTAGATACCGAACAGGCGCATCGCGTCGCGAATCTGGCAGTAAGTTTTCTCGATCAGGTAGAAAATGAGTGGCATCTTGAGCCGATCAGCCGCGAACTGCTGATCAGCGCCTGCCAGTTGCACGAAATTGGCCTGAGCGTTGATTTCAGGCAAGCGCCTCAGCACGCAGCCTATCTGGTTCGCAATCTTGATCTGCCGGGCTTCACGCCTGCGCAGAAAAAACTGCTCGCCACGCTGCTGCTGAATCAGACCAACCCGGTCGATCTCTCATCCTTACATCAGCAAAATGCCGTGCCGCCGCGCGTGGCGGAGCATCTCTGTCGTCTACTCAGACTGGCGATTATCTTTGCCAGCCGCCGTCGTGACGATCTGGTGCCTGTGATTATGCTGCAGGCGTCGAACGAAATTCTCGCCTTAACGCTGCCGCCGGACTGGCTGGAACAGCATCCGTTGGGAAAAGAGTTGATTGAACAAGAAAGCCAGTGGCAGAGCTATGTCCACTGGCCTTTAGAAGTACTGTAA
- the rhlB gene encoding ATP-dependent RNA helicase RhlB — translation MSKTHLTEQKFSDFALHPKVIEALENKGFHNCTPIQALALPLTLAGRDVAGQAQTGTGKTMAFLTSTFHYLLSHPAIDDRKVNQPRALIMAPTRELAVQIHADAEPLAQTTGLKLGLAYGGDGYDKQLKVLESGVDILIGTTGRLIDYAKQNHINLGAIQVVVLDEADRMYDLGFIKDIRWLFRRMPPANQRLNMLFSATLSYRVRELAFEQMNNAEYVEVEPEQKTGHRIQEELFYPSNEEKMRLLQTLIEEEWPDRAIVFANTKHRCEDIWGHLAADGHRVGLLTGDVAQKKRLRILDEFTRGDLDILVATDVAARGLHIPAVTHVFNYDLPDDCEDYVHRIGRTGRAGASGHSISLACEEYALNLPAIETYIGHSIPVSKYNPEALMNNLPKPLRLTRTRPGNGPRRSGGAPRNRRRSG, via the coding sequence ATGAGCAAAACACATTTAACAGAACAGAAGTTTTCCGACTTCGCCCTGCACCCAAAGGTTATTGAAGCCCTTGAAAATAAAGGCTTTCATAACTGCACGCCCATTCAGGCCCTCGCACTGCCACTTACGCTGGCCGGTCGCGATGTTGCAGGGCAGGCGCAAACCGGTACCGGAAAAACGATGGCGTTCCTGACGTCAACGTTTCATTATCTTCTCTCTCATCCCGCGATTGACGACCGCAAGGTGAACCAGCCACGCGCCTTAATTATGGCGCCGACGCGTGAGTTAGCCGTGCAGATCCACGCCGATGCCGAGCCACTGGCACAGACGACAGGTCTGAAACTGGGCCTCGCTTATGGCGGTGACGGTTACGACAAACAGCTGAAAGTGCTGGAAAGCGGCGTCGATATTTTAATCGGCACCACGGGTCGTCTGATCGACTACGCGAAACAAAATCACATCAATCTGGGAGCCATCCAGGTGGTGGTCCTCGATGAAGCCGATCGCATGTACGATCTGGGCTTTATTAAAGATATCCGTTGGCTGTTCCGCCGTATGCCGCCAGCCAACCAGCGACTGAACATGTTGTTCTCGGCCACCCTCTCTTACCGCGTACGTGAACTGGCGTTCGAACAAATGAACAACGCCGAGTACGTGGAAGTCGAGCCGGAACAGAAAACAGGTCACCGTATCCAGGAAGAGCTTTTCTATCCGTCTAACGAAGAGAAAATGCGCTTACTGCAAACGCTGATCGAAGAAGAGTGGCCGGATCGTGCCATCGTATTCGCAAACACCAAACACCGTTGCGAAGATATCTGGGGCCACCTGGCCGCCGATGGTCATCGCGTCGGCTTACTGACCGGCGACGTGGCGCAGAAAAAACGTCTGCGTATTCTCGACGAATTCACCCGTGGCGATCTGGATATCCTGGTAGCGACCGACGTCGCCGCACGCGGCCTGCACATTCCTGCCGTCACGCACGTGTTTAACTACGATCTGCCGGACGATTGCGAAGACTATGTACACCGTATCGGTCGTACGGGCCGTGCTGGCGCAAGCGGTCACTCCATTAGCCTGGCCTGTGAAGAATACGCTCTGAATCTGCCCGCGATTGAAACCTACATTGGTCACTCGATTCCGGTGAGCAAATATAATCCGGAAGCGTTGATGAACAATCTGCCGAAGCCGCTGCGTCTGACGCGCACGCGTCCAGGCAATGGCCCGCGTCGCTCTGGCGGTGCCCCGCGTAATCGTCGTCGTTCAGGTTAA
- the trxA gene encoding thioredoxin TrxA, protein MSDKIIHLTDDSFDTDVLKADGAILVDFWAEWCGPCKMIAPILDEIADEYQGKLTVAKLNIDQNPGTAPKYGIRGIPTLLLFKNGDVAATKVGALSKGQLKEFLDANLA, encoded by the coding sequence ATGAGCGATAAAATTATTCACCTGACTGACGATAGTTTTGACACGGATGTACTCAAAGCGGACGGGGCGATCCTCGTTGATTTCTGGGCAGAGTGGTGCGGACCGTGCAAAATGATCGCCCCGATTCTGGATGAAATCGCTGACGAATATCAGGGTAAATTGACGGTTGCTAAACTGAACATTGACCAAAACCCAGGCACTGCGCCGAAGTATGGTATCCGTGGCATCCCGACCCTGTTGCTGTTTAAGAATGGTGACGTTGCAGCGACCAAAGTTGGCGCGCTGTCCAAAGGTCAGTTGAAAGAGTTCCTCGACGCTAACCTGGCGTAA
- a CDS encoding rho operon leader peptide — protein MLPVFSRTRSGQIPGLSFNPSCRFSSAYFPVTRQRTDMS, from the coding sequence ATACTTCCCGTTTTTTCTCGCACGAGAAGTGGACAGATTCCTGGCTTATCATTCAATCCGTCTTGTCGTTTCAGTTCTGCGTACTTTCCTGTGACCAGACAGCGAACAGACATGAGTTGA
- the rho gene encoding transcription termination factor Rho → MNLTELKNTPVSELITLGENMGLENLARMRKQDIIFAILKQHAKSGEDIFGDGVLEILQDGFGFLRSADSSYLAGPDDIYVSPSQIRRFNLRTGDTISGKIRPPKEGERYFALLKVNEVNYDKPENARNKILFENLTPLHANSRLRMERGNGSTEDLTARVLDLASPIGRGQRGLIVAPPKAGKTMLLQNIAQSIAYNHPDCVLMVLLIDERPEEVTEMQRLVKGEVVASTFDEPASRHVQVAEMVIEKAKRLVEHKKDVIILLDSITRLARAYNTVVPASGKVLTGGVDANALHRPKRFFGAARNVEEGGSLTIIATALIDTGSKMDEVIYEEFKGTGNMELHLSRKIAEKRVFPAIDYNRSGTRKEELLTTQEELQKMWILRKIIHPMGEIDAMEFLINKLAMTKTNDDFFDMMKRS, encoded by the coding sequence ATGAATCTTACCGAATTAAAGAATACGCCGGTTTCTGAGCTGATCACTCTCGGCGAAAATATGGGGCTGGAAAACCTGGCTCGTATGCGTAAGCAGGACATTATTTTTGCCATCCTGAAGCAGCACGCAAAGAGTGGCGAAGATATCTTTGGTGACGGTGTGCTGGAGATATTGCAGGATGGATTTGGTTTCCTCCGCTCTGCAGACAGCTCCTACCTCGCCGGTCCTGATGACATCTACGTTTCTCCCAGCCAAATCCGCCGTTTCAACCTCCGCACTGGTGATACCATCTCCGGTAAGATTCGCCCACCAAAAGAAGGCGAACGCTACTTTGCGCTGCTGAAAGTTAACGAAGTTAACTACGACAAACCGGAAAACGCCCGTAACAAAATTCTCTTCGAAAACTTAACCCCGCTGCACGCAAACTCTCGTCTGCGCATGGAACGTGGTAACGGTTCTACCGAGGACTTAACGGCGCGCGTTCTGGATCTGGCTTCGCCAATCGGTCGTGGTCAACGTGGTTTGATCGTCGCACCGCCGAAAGCCGGTAAAACCATGCTGCTGCAAAACATTGCGCAGAGCATCGCTTACAACCACCCAGACTGTGTGCTGATGGTGCTGCTGATCGACGAACGTCCGGAAGAAGTGACCGAGATGCAGCGTCTGGTGAAAGGTGAAGTTGTCGCTTCTACCTTTGACGAACCGGCATCCCGTCACGTTCAGGTTGCGGAAATGGTGATCGAGAAAGCGAAACGTCTGGTTGAACACAAAAAAGACGTTATCATTCTGCTCGACTCCATCACCCGTCTGGCGCGTGCTTACAACACCGTGGTGCCGGCCTCCGGCAAAGTACTGACCGGTGGTGTGGATGCTAACGCCCTGCATCGTCCGAAGCGTTTCTTCGGTGCGGCACGTAACGTGGAAGAGGGCGGCAGCCTGACCATCATCGCAACGGCGCTGATCGATACCGGTTCTAAGATGGATGAAGTTATCTACGAAGAGTTTAAAGGCACCGGTAACATGGAACTGCACCTCTCTCGTAAGATTGCTGAAAAACGCGTCTTCCCGGCTATCGACTACAACCGTTCCGGCACCCGTAAAGAAGAGCTGCTCACCACTCAGGAAGAGCTGCAGAAAATGTGGATCCTGCGCAAGATTATTCACCCGATGGGCGAAATCGACGCAATGGAATTCCTCATTAATAAACTGGCGATGACCAAGACTAACGACGACTTCTTCGACATGATGAAGCGCTCGTAA
- the wecA gene encoding UDP-N-acetylglucosamine--undecaprenyl-phosphate N-acetylglucosaminephosphotransferase gives MNLLAALSDLISIFLFTTIFIFLARKAAIKIGLVDRPNFRKRHLGAVPLVGGISVYAGICFMFALSDNYIPHAHLYLFCAGVLVFVGAMDDRFDISVKIRAIVQAAIAVIMMTSADLHLSSLGNIFGPWELILGPFGYFLTLFAVWAAINAFNMVDGIDGLLGGLSSVSFAAMGLILWFDGQTSLAIWCFAMIAAILPYILLNLGALGRRYKVFMGDAGSTLIGFTVIWILLETTQGQTHPISPVTALWIIAIPLMDMVAIMYRRLRKGMSPFSPDRQHIHHLVMRAGFTSRQAFVLITLAAAVLAFIGVAAEYSHLVPEWAMLVLFLLAFFLYGYCIKRAWKVARFIKRVKRRLQRNRDNNPKLTK, from the coding sequence GTGAATCTACTCGCCGCTTTATCTGATTTGATCAGTATTTTTTTATTCACAACTATTTTTATTTTTCTTGCACGAAAAGCAGCTATAAAAATCGGTTTAGTGGATAGACCTAATTTTCGTAAACGACACTTGGGCGCTGTACCTTTAGTTGGCGGGATTTCTGTGTACGCAGGGATCTGTTTCATGTTCGCCCTTTCCGATAATTACATTCCACATGCCCATTTATACCTCTTTTGCGCTGGGGTATTGGTTTTTGTTGGCGCGATGGATGATCGTTTCGATATTAGCGTCAAAATTCGAGCGATTGTGCAAGCGGCTATTGCTGTCATAATGATGACGTCAGCGGATCTTCACCTCAGTAGCCTTGGGAATATTTTTGGTCCTTGGGAATTGATACTTGGTCCCTTTGGTTACTTTCTCACGCTCTTTGCTGTTTGGGCTGCAATTAACGCGTTCAACATGGTCGATGGTATCGATGGATTGCTGGGCGGGCTCTCAAGCGTCTCATTTGCCGCGATGGGACTTATTCTGTGGTTTGATGGTCAGACAAGTCTGGCTATCTGGTGCTTTGCCATGATCGCCGCCATCCTTCCGTATATTCTGTTGAACCTCGGAGCACTTGGCCGTCGCTATAAAGTGTTTATGGGCGACGCCGGCAGTACGCTGATTGGCTTCACCGTTATCTGGATCCTCCTTGAAACGACTCAGGGTCAAACCCATCCGATAAGCCCGGTTACCGCGCTGTGGATCATCGCCATTCCGCTGATGGATATGGTGGCCATCATGTATCGTCGTCTGCGTAAAGGGATGAGCCCGTTCTCGCCAGACCGTCAGCATATTCATCATTTGGTTATGCGCGCAGGGTTTACTTCGCGTCAGGCATTTGTTCTCATTACTCTCGCAGCAGCAGTACTTGCTTTTATCGGTGTTGCTGCGGAATATTCTCATTTAGTCCCTGAGTGGGCCATGTTGGTGCTCTTTTTGCTAGCATTCTTCCTCTACGGTTATTGCATAAAACGTGCCTGGAAGGTGGCGAGGTTCATCAAGCGCGTGAAGCGTAGATTACAAAGAAACCGTGATAACAATCCGAAATTAACCAAGTAA
- the wzzE gene encoding ECA polysaccharide chain length modulation protein → MTQPLPGADAVSAENELDIRGLFRTLWAGKVWIVGIALLFALIALAYTFFARQEWSATAISDRPTVNMLGGYYSQQQFLRNLDTKADNASGDQSSVMDEAYKEFVMQLASWDTRRDFWLQTDYYKQRMVGNSKADAAMLDEMINNIQFTPGDFTRAINDSVKLIAETAPDANNLLRQYVAFSSQRAASHLNEELKGAWAARTVQMKAQVKRQEEVAKAIFSRRVTSIEQALKIAEQNNISRSATDVPADELPDSELFLLGRPMLQARLENLQAVGPSFDLDYFQNRAMLNTLNVGPTLDPRFQTYRYLRTPEEPVKRDSPRRAFLMVMWGIVGGLIGAGVALTRRRTI, encoded by the coding sequence ATGACTCAACCATTACCGGGGGCTGACGCTGTGAGCGCTGAAAATGAACTGGATATACGTGGGTTGTTTCGTACCTTGTGGGCCGGGAAGGTGTGGATTGTCGGTATCGCGCTGTTATTCGCGCTGATCGCGCTGGCGTATACTTTTTTTGCTCGACAGGAGTGGAGTGCAACCGCGATCTCCGATCGCCCCACGGTGAATATGTTGGGTGGTTACTATTCCCAGCAGCAGTTTTTGCGAAATCTGGACACAAAAGCCGACAACGCGTCAGGCGATCAATCTTCGGTCATGGATGAAGCTTATAAAGAGTTCGTGATGCAACTGGCCTCCTGGGATACGCGTCGCGATTTCTGGCTGCAAACGGATTACTACAAGCAGCGCATGGTTGGCAACAGCAAAGCCGATGCCGCCATGCTTGATGAGATGATCAATAACATTCAGTTCACTCCTGGTGATTTCACTCGTGCGATTAACGACAGCGTCAAACTTATTGCCGAAACTGCGCCTGATGCGAACAATTTGCTGCGTCAGTATGTGGCGTTCTCCAGTCAGCGGGCGGCAAGCCATCTCAACGAAGAACTGAAAGGCGCGTGGGCTGCGCGGACCGTGCAAATGAAGGCGCAGGTCAAACGCCAGGAAGAGGTAGCGAAAGCCATTTTCTCCCGACGCGTGACCAGCATTGAGCAGGCGCTTAAGATCGCTGAACAGAACAATATTTCCCGCAGTGCGACAGATGTGCCGGCAGATGAATTACCGGATTCGGAGCTGTTTCTGCTCGGACGTCCGATGCTCCAGGCTCGTCTTGAAAATTTACAGGCGGTTGGTCCCTCCTTCGATCTGGACTACTTCCAGAATCGAGCCATGCTAAATACATTGAATGTGGGTCCAACGCTGGACCCGCGTTTTCAGACCTATCGCTATTTGCGTACGCCGGAAGAACCGGTAAAACGCGATAGCCCGCGCCGTGCCTTCCTGATGGTGATGTGGGGCATTGTGGGGGGGCTTATCGGTGCAGGTGTCGCGTTAACCCGCCGCCGCACGATCTAG
- the wecB gene encoding non-hydrolyzing UDP-N-acetylglucosamine 2-epimerase: MKVLTVFGTRPEAIKMAPLVHALAKDPDFDAKVCVTAQHREMLDQVLNLFSIVPDYDLNIMQPGQGLTEITCRILEGLKPILTDFKPDVVLVHGDTTTTIATSLAAFYQRIPVGHVEAGLRTGDLYSPWPEEANRTLTGHLAMYHFAPTENSRQNLLRENIPDSRIFVTGNTVIDALIWVRDRVLASDTLRSELAEQYPFLSSDKKLILVTGHRRESFGRGFEQICHALAEIAAANQDVQIVYPVHLNPNVSEPVNRILGHVKNVTLIEPQDYLPFVWLMNHAWLILTDSGGIQEEAPSLGKPVLVMRETTERPEAVTAGTVRLVGTDPQRIVEEVTRLLHDENEYQAMSRAHNPYGDGQACGRILHALKNNRVSL, from the coding sequence GTGAAAGTACTGACTGTATTTGGCACGCGACCGGAAGCCATAAAAATGGCACCTCTGGTGCATGCGCTGGCAAAGGATCCTGATTTCGACGCAAAAGTCTGCGTCACCGCGCAGCACCGGGAGATGCTCGATCAGGTATTGAACCTCTTTTCTATTGTCCCTGACTACGATCTTAATATCATGCAGCCAGGTCAGGGATTGACAGAAATTACCTGTCGGATACTGGAAGGGCTGAAGCCTATCCTCACTGACTTCAAGCCGGATGTGGTGCTGGTACACGGAGATACCACTACCACCATTGCGACCAGTCTGGCCGCGTTTTACCAACGCATACCGGTAGGTCATGTCGAAGCCGGGCTACGCACTGGCGATCTCTATTCCCCGTGGCCGGAAGAGGCAAACCGTACGCTGACCGGGCATCTGGCAATGTATCACTTTGCGCCGACGGAGAACTCGCGACAAAACCTGCTGCGCGAGAATATCCCCGACAGTCGTATCTTTGTCACCGGCAATACGGTGATTGATGCACTGATCTGGGTGCGCGACCGCGTTCTGGCGAGTGATACGCTGCGTTCTGAGCTGGCCGAACAGTATCCGTTCCTCAGCTCGGATAAAAAGCTAATCCTGGTGACCGGTCATCGTCGAGAAAGCTTTGGCCGCGGGTTTGAGCAGATTTGCCATGCGCTGGCGGAGATTGCGGCCGCCAATCAGGATGTGCAGATTGTCTATCCGGTGCACCTGAATCCGAACGTCAGTGAGCCGGTTAACCGCATTCTCGGTCATGTCAAAAACGTGACGCTGATTGAACCGCAGGACTATCTGCCCTTTGTCTGGCTGATGAATCACGCCTGGCTCATTCTGACGGACTCCGGCGGGATTCAGGAAGAAGCGCCATCACTGGGTAAACCAGTGCTGGTAATGCGCGAAACGACCGAGCGACCCGAAGCTGTTACCGCGGGTACCGTGCGTCTGGTGGGAACAGACCCACAGCGTATTGTTGAAGAAGTCACACGTTTGCTGCATGACGAAAACGAATATCAGGCCATGAGCCGCGCCCATAACCCTTACGGCGACGGGCAGGCCTGTGGTCGCATTTTACACGCGTTAAAAAACAATCGGGTATCGCTATGA
- the wecC gene encoding UDP-N-acetyl-D-mannosamine dehydrogenase: MSFSTISVIGLGYIGLPTAAAFASRQKQVIGVDVNPHAVETINRGEIHIVEPDLDNVVKTAVEGGFLRATTTPVDADAYLIAVPTPFKGEHEPDMAYVEAAAKSVAPVLKKGALVILESTSPVGATEQMAAWLAEMRPDLTFPQQAGEQADVNIAYCPERVLPGQVMVELIKNDRVIGGMTPVCSARASELYKIFLEGECVVTNSRTAEMCKLTENSFRDVNIAFANELSLICAEQGINVWELIRLANRHPRVNILQPGPGVGGHCIAVDPWFIVAQNPLQSRLIRTAREVNDNKPHWVVDRVKAAVADCLAATDKRASEVKIACFGLAFKPNIDDLRESPAMGIAKSIAQWHSGETLVVEPNIHQLPKKLDGLCTLAELNDALATADVLVMLVDHSQFKAIQGDAVHQQYVVDTKGVWR, encoded by the coding sequence ATGAGTTTTTCTACCATTTCTGTTATTGGGCTGGGATATATCGGTTTGCCGACGGCGGCTGCCTTTGCTTCGCGCCAAAAGCAGGTGATTGGGGTGGACGTTAACCCGCATGCGGTGGAGACCATCAATCGCGGTGAAATCCATATTGTTGAGCCAGATCTGGATAACGTGGTGAAAACGGCGGTGGAAGGCGGGTTTTTGCGCGCCACGACCACGCCTGTCGACGCCGATGCGTATCTGATTGCGGTGCCAACGCCGTTTAAAGGCGAACATGAACCGGACATGGCCTATGTCGAAGCGGCGGCGAAATCCGTTGCACCGGTACTGAAAAAGGGCGCGCTGGTGATCCTCGAGTCGACCTCGCCGGTCGGTGCGACCGAACAGATGGCGGCGTGGCTGGCAGAAATGCGTCCGGACCTCACTTTCCCACAGCAGGCTGGGGAGCAGGCGGATGTGAATATTGCCTATTGTCCTGAGCGTGTTCTGCCGGGTCAGGTGATGGTTGAACTGATCAAGAATGATCGGGTGATCGGCGGCATGACGCCGGTGTGCTCGGCGCGTGCCAGCGAACTGTACAAGATATTCCTTGAAGGCGAGTGCGTGGTGACCAATTCCCGTACGGCAGAAATGTGCAAGCTGACGGAAAATAGCTTCCGTGACGTTAATATCGCCTTCGCCAACGAACTGTCGCTGATTTGCGCCGAGCAGGGGATTAACGTCTGGGAACTGATTCGCCTGGCGAATCGCCATCCGCGCGTCAACATTCTTCAGCCGGGACCGGGCGTTGGCGGGCACTGTATTGCTGTCGACCCGTGGTTTATCGTGGCGCAGAATCCGTTGCAGTCGCGTCTGATTCGTACGGCCCGTGAAGTAAACGACAACAAACCACACTGGGTTGTCGATCGGGTCAAAGCCGCCGTTGCGGATTGTCTGGCGGCGACGGACAAGCGCGCCAGTGAGGTGAAAATCGCCTGCTTCGGCCTTGCATTCAAACCTAATATCGACGATCTGCGTGAAAGCCCGGCGATGGGGATCGCGAAAAGCATCGCTCAGTGGCACAGCGGTGAAACGCTGGTGGTGGAACCGAACATTCACCAGTTGCCGAAAAAGCTGGACGGTCTTTGCACTCTTGCCGAACTAAACGACGCGCTGGCGACTGCCGACGTGCTGGTGATGCTGGTCGATCACAGCCAGTTTAAAGCCATCCAGGGCGATGCCGTGCATCAGCAGTACGTCGTGGATACCAAAGGAGTGTGGCGTTAA
- the rffG gene encoding dTDP-glucose 4,6-dehydratase — MQRILVTGGAGFIGSAVVRHIINETADAVVVVDKLTYAGNLMSLAPVAQSDRFAFEKVDICDRASLDRVFQQYQPDCVMHLAAESHVDRSIDGPAAFIETNIVGTYTLLEAARAYWSELADEKKAAFRFHHISTDEVYGDLHSTDDFFTETTPYAPSSPYSASKASSDHLVRAWLRTYGFPTLITNCSNNYGPYHFPEKLIPLITLNALAGKPLPVYGNGQQIRDWLYVDDHARALYCVATTGKVGETYNIGGHNERKNLDVVETICDLLEELAPNKPQGVAHYRDLITFVDDRPGHDERYAIDASKIARELGWTPQETFESGMRKTVQWYLANETWWKPVQDGSYQGQRLGLKG, encoded by the coding sequence ATGCAACGGATTCTGGTGACCGGGGGGGCGGGTTTCATTGGCTCAGCGGTAGTACGACATATCATTAATGAGACGGCGGATGCGGTGGTGGTGGTGGATAAACTCACCTACGCCGGCAATCTGATGTCGCTGGCACCGGTAGCGCAGAGCGATCGCTTTGCCTTCGAGAAAGTGGATATTTGCGATCGCGCTTCATTGGATCGTGTTTTTCAACAGTATCAACCAGATTGCGTGATGCATCTGGCCGCCGAAAGTCATGTCGATCGTTCTATCGACGGCCCGGCGGCGTTTATCGAAACCAATATTGTTGGTACTTACACGCTGCTGGAAGCGGCGCGGGCGTACTGGAGTGAACTGGCTGACGAGAAAAAAGCGGCGTTTCGCTTCCACCATATCTCTACTGACGAGGTGTATGGCGATCTGCATTCGACGGATGATTTCTTCACTGAGACGACACCGTACGCCCCAAGCAGTCCTTATTCCGCGTCAAAAGCCAGTAGCGATCACCTGGTGCGCGCCTGGCTGCGTACCTACGGTTTCCCGACGCTTATCACCAATTGCTCTAACAACTATGGCCCATACCACTTCCCGGAAAAACTGATCCCGTTGATAACGCTCAATGCGCTGGCGGGTAAACCGCTGCCAGTGTATGGCAACGGACAGCAGATCCGCGACTGGCTGTATGTGGACGATCATGCCAGAGCGCTGTACTGCGTGGCGACCACCGGGAAAGTTGGTGAAACATATAACATCGGCGGTCATAACGAGCGTAAGAACCTCGACGTGGTTGAGACGATTTGCGACCTGCTGGAAGAACTGGCACCGAACAAACCGCAGGGCGTAGCGCACTACCGCGACCTGATTACTTTTGTGGATGACCGTCCTGGTCACGACGAGCGCTACGCCATTGACGCGTCGAAAATCGCCCGTGAACTTGGCTGGACGCCGCAAGAAACCTTTGAAAGCGGCATGCGTAAAACCGTGCAATGGTATCTGGCGAATGAGACCTGGTGGAAGCCCGTACAGGACGGCAGCTATCAGGGCCAACGTTTGGGTCTGAAGGGCTGA